A single Anopheles maculipalpis chromosome 3RL, idAnoMacuDA_375_x, whole genome shotgun sequence DNA region contains:
- the LOC126564174 gene encoding A disintegrin and metalloproteinase with thrombospondin motifs adt-2-like, with amino-acid sequence MSRTQCIVLTVVVLIVKAFGVLSHVQQIKQLFQDGLSSAERVKYFGSENESDWPYYEVVNLEVHRPNGMKDVGDFNLRFSFRNDSIVLHLRPNQVLTVPTMVYTTEQERVAKKLGKDDPAAGKHFVHNDGNFTAAISTNGDDRFTGILFLTTEPVEILPLEQQSPSLQLHCSFGKPHLVKALKLPTTSPDVSYELARRRTHNEIHLLGDTLGQMNYSSSELEELDARNGRNRSAPSRSSKPMVELAVFFDEAAYKTFGPYFDYNDAALRDFLLAYINGIQALYHHPSLGQGVDIALVYLELMRIQPSTMPHYNGERNLLLDSFCSYQNSLNQGRWDMALYLSGLDFYAVENGRRSGGTMGLATVGGVCLSEYSCVIAEFGARNVFGKPYPSSGFTSIFIAAHEIGHNLGMHHDSVGNRCPKDGFVMSPSRGTQGETTWSSCSADVISQLNWAGCLFEKNSKVAAEYDTTKYYDHPGQAWTAKKQCEVLLTDKDAILASSELPAICQNLRCRTPHRTGFYFAGPALEGTDCGDSKWCKGGSCTKQKKKPTNLVPGGWSEWKDEDCVSGCLEQSKGFKRRTRHCDNPAPVNTDQGCEGVALDVAICDDGKLCHANREPVQFYANRRCREFSQLLPRLDSEGRGIQGPYDSKRLWISCAIYCKRADSDAYYAPRFDLNDLGVDSYFPDGTLCHREKGTNYYCQQHHCLPENFKTSKISIWTITDDIPVAGNALPMDIHFLNSAIINYLSLDKNITPLTGTWTLKPEELPNDDQWVDQDYLDLSYSYRIQ; translated from the exons ATGTCACGAACACAGTGCATTGTGTTGACTGTTGTCGTGCTGATCGTCAAAGCGTTCGGTGTTCTATCACACGTTCAACAAATCAAACAGCTGTTTCAGGATGGACTTTCGAGTGCAGAGCGTGTAAAGTATTTTGGCAGTGAAAATGAAAGTGATTGGCCTTACTACGAGGTGGTGAATCTTGAGGTGCATCGTCCGAATGGGATGAAGGATGTGGGAGACTTTAACCTACGCTTCTCCTTTCGGAATGATTCCATTGTGCTACATCTAAGACCGAACCAAGTGCTAACTGTGCCGACGATGGTGTATACAACGGAACAAGAACGTGTGGCGAAAAAGCTTGGAAAGGATGATCCGGCTGCTGGCAAGCATTTTGTGCATAATGATGGAAATTTCACTGCTGCAATATCTACCAATGGTGACGATCGATTC ACGGGAATATTATTTCTCACAACAGAACCGGTAGAAATTCTTCCCTTGGAACAGCAGTCACCATCTCTACAACTACATTGTTCTTTCGGAAAGCCACATTTAGTAAAAGCACTGAAGCTTCCTACAACTTCCCCCGATGTGTCATATGAGCTAGCGCGACGTCGAACACATAACGAGATTCATCTGCTGGGTGACACGCTTGGTCAAATGAATTACTCCTCTTCCGAGCTGGAGGAATTGGATGCCAGAAATGGCCGCAATCGAAGTGCGCCCTCAAGAAGTAGTAAACCTATGGTGGAACTTGCAGTATTTTTTGATGAAGCGGCCTATAAAACGTTTGGTCCTTACTTCGACTATAACGATGCAGCGTTGCGAGACTTTCTGCTGGCGTATATTAACGGTATCCAGGCGCTGTATCATCATCCGTCGCTTGGACAAGGCGTTGATATTGCGCTAGTGTACCTGGAGCTGATGCGCATCCAGCCCTCCACGATGCCACACTACAACGGGGAGCGAAACCTACTCCTGGACTCGTTCTGTTCGTATCAGAACAGCTTAAATCAGGGCCGCTGGGATATGGCATTGTACCTGTCGGGGTTAGATTTCTATGCAGTTGAAAATGGTCGTCGAAGCGGTGGAACCATGGGCTTGGCTACGGTTGGTGGAGTGTGTTTAAGCGAGTACTCATGCGTAATTGCAGAGTTTGGGGCGCGAAATGTGTTTGGTAAACCGTATCCATCGTCGGGCTTTACATCCATTTTCATCGCGGCTCACGAGATCGGTCACAA cTTGGGAATGCATCATGACTCTGTTGGCAATAGATGTCCTAAGGATGGGTTTGTAATGTCTCCGTCAAGAGGAACACAAGGAGAAACCACTTGGTCTTCGTGCAGTGCCGATGTCATATCGCAATTGAA TTGGGCAGGTTGTCTGTTCGAAAAGAATTCGAAAGTAGCAGCGGAATATGATACTACAAAATATTACGACCACCCGGGTCAGGCTTGGACCGCCAAGAAACAGTGTGAGGTTCTACTAAC cgATAAAGATGCCATTCTAGCATCTTCTGAATTGCCAGCAATTTGCCAGAATCTACGGTGCCGTACTCCTCATCGAACcggattttattttgctggtCCAGCACTTGAAGGCACTGACTGTGGTGATAGTAAG TGGTGCAAGGGAGGGTCATGcacaaagcagaagaaaaaacctacCAACCTTGTACCGGGAGGATGGAGTGAGTGGAAGGACGAAGATTGTGTTTCCGGCTGCCTGGAACAATCGAAAGGATTTAAGCGACGAACGCGCCACTGTGACAATCCTGCTCCAGTGAACACTGATCAAGGTTGTGAAGGTGTAGCACTGGACGTTGCGATTTGTGACGATGGAAAGCTATGCCACGCGAACCGCGAACCGGTTCAGTTCTACGCCAATCGTCGGTGCCGAGAGTTCAGCCAATTGCTTCCTCGGCTAGATTCTGAAGGACGCGGAATACAAGGACCATACGACTCGAAACGATTGTGGATAAGCTGTGCAATATACTGCAAACGGGCCGATAGCGATGCATATTATGCGCCACGTTTCGATCTAAATGATTTAGGTGTAGATTCTTACTTTCCCGACGGAACGTTATGTCACCGTGAAAAGGGAACGAATTATTACTGCCAGCAGCATCATTGCTTACCAGAG AACTTTAAAACATCTAAAATATCTATCTGGACTATAACCGACGACATACCGGTCGCTGGAAACGCTTTGCCGATGGACATCCATTTTCTCAACAGTGCAATAATAAACTATCTTTCCTTGGATAAAAATATCACTCCATTGACCGGTACATGGACCTTAAAGCCGGAAGAGCTACCGAATGACGATCAATGGGTAGACCAAGATTATTTAGATTTATCTTACAGTTATAGAATACAATGA
- the LOC126564830 gene encoding uncharacterized protein LOC126564830, with protein MDDDYTSVEDYLSSEVFSTRTSDYVDRLNNKSTSEVAIDDPVELALLYVFNAVIVVTGIVLNLVLIKGIIGAKPSGSLLFMLQIAFVDVLTLLASNWEMFYILRQTWIFPSTHCTLYSGLETFTSVAIVYFIVGLNFHSISSYNLAVDLAKNAIITPDAESGTESLTEENSYEVATDTISQKRSLTIDYRYNKRRISVRLPILLVWFTAASESLPLFLFADVTTIAPMTSAEHQPKQYCTELTHSMVNHNIVRFMVIVIRIILPTVALVITLTQAVVKFYRGKHFTQPDEIEENVAFSLKVSMFLSLSYTIFSLQRLYGSLLQEMMLQPHVVPKYPVFSPFLRLSLTVLHYSASFIRPLVLLVMCKQKNNNVGIVFICQKSSANNGISLQ; from the exons ATGGATGATGATTACACCTCAGTTGAAGATTATCTCAGCAGTGAAGTGTTCTCTACGCGTACGAGTGACTACGTAGACCGCCTGAACAACAAATCTACATCGGAAGTAGCCATCGATGATCCTGTCGAGCTGGCATTGCTGTACGTTTTCAATGCTGTTATCGTGGTGACGGGAATCGTTCTTAATCTCGTGCTCATAAAAGGAATCATCGGCGCCAAACCTAGCG GGTCGCTCTTGTTTATGCTGCAGATAGCATTTGTCGATGTCCTCACTCTACTGGCAAGCAACTGGGAAATGTTTTACATCCTTCGACAGACTTGGATTTTTcccagcacacattgcacacTGTACAGTGGACTGGAGACGTTTACTAGTGTTGCGATCGTTTACTTCATTGTTGGGCTTAACTTCCATTCCATCTCCTCGTACAATCTGGCAGTGGACCTGGCTAAGAATGCAATCATCACACCAGACGCCGAGAGTGGAACAGAATCTCTGACGGAGGAAAACAGCTACGAGGTAGCAACGGACACGATATCCCAGAAAAGATCCCTAACGATCGACTATCGATATAACAAACGTCGCATTAGTGTACGGCTTCCAATTCTGCTCGTGTGGTTCACAGCGGCTTCTGAATCGTTGCCACTGTTCCTGTTTGCTGATGTTACTACAATTGCACCGATGACTAGCGCGGAACACCAGCCCAAACAGTACTGCACGGAACTGACACACAGCATGGTTAATCACAACATCGTCCGCTTCATGGTCATTGTCATTCGCATCATCCTACCGACTGTCGCATTAGTGATAACGCTCACACAAGCGGTGGTAAAGTTTTACCGGGGAAAACATTTCACGCAACCAGACGAGATAGAGGAAAATGTGGCATTTTCGTTAAAAGTATCCATGTTCCTTTCACTCTCCTACACCATATTTTCCCTACAACGATTGTACGGATCTCTACTGCAAGAAATGATGCTGCAGCCACATGTTGTTCCAAAGTATCCCGTTTTCAGTCCATTTCTCAGACTATCGCTGACTGTGCTTCACTATTCAGCCTCTTTTATTCGACCGTTAGTATTACTAGTAATgtgcaagcaaaaaaataataatgtcgGTATCGTTTTCATATGCCAAAAAAGTTCAGCCAATAATGGAATATCGTTGCAGTAA